In Carya illinoinensis cultivar Pawnee chromosome 6, C.illinoinensisPawnee_v1, whole genome shotgun sequence, a single genomic region encodes these proteins:
- the LOC122313606 gene encoding uncharacterized protein LOC122313606 isoform X2, translating to MHDVVRYVAIIIGSKDRNMFTMRDNGGLKAWPDVDSLKRCQAFSIFGGDIDKLPNEMECPELKLFHVCLEDCSWQIPDTFFQGIDKLEVLDLTNMQLSSLPLSLLLLRNLHTLCLDGCVLGDISGIGELKNLVILSFLNSKISKLPREIGSLVRLRLLDLSNCSKLEMIPPNVISSLVKLEELYMENSFVQWEFEGDLNDERKNANLAELKHLSNLTTLEIQIPDANNLPKDLAFEKLERYKIYIGHAWGRTDSADQSSRTLKLKLNSSFQSKFWIKMLLKRMENLHLDELDGVKSVIPEIDEEGFQQLMHLRIQNNGEIKHILNLRTPVIAFPTLETFVLENMISLEEICHGKLCLTSFKNLRVLKVISCEKLRYVFSSSIARGIPLLEELEVKSCNNMCAIVVKEEEQGIKDRDRIWFRRLETLVLEDIPKLESFLSTEHSFMRDGREINHDPDRPLLHDQVAFPSLKSLIIKGLPKIKHVWSLKSFFPTSVISHMEQLRIICIEDCGVEEIVADEGGREAIPRFVFPQVARLDLRNLHRLKWFYKGVDVSKWPMLKEMWIEECEKVRIFASRVVNFQETVEERQSGMSVKQPLFLVDEHSFPSLESLYIWSMDMLEIIWQDQVTASSFSNIQELWIDSCQKLLHVFPSNLLTTTFIQSLSILRIEECSSLETIFEKLEAGQNGKESQSLIALKSRTTEESVTREDGGSARHFVLPTLTQVTLIRLPKLKWILEGEHTTLEWPSLKILRLWDICEQVVNMIFVIKECTFPNLELLSLMDFNRTIRPSDFPPSFLTGMPNLLEFKVYDSGWEEIFPYELLDPEVQVVTVPRLRRLVLARLPMLAHLWKEDTQPCPLFYNLEFLKNSAATQENDYKQMQKDYKNCSNGGW from the exons ATGCATGATGTTGTTCGTTATGTCGCTATAATAATTGGATCAAAGGATCGTAATATGTTTACCATGAGAGACAATGGTGGGCTAAAAGCATGGCCAGATGTAGATTCACTCAAAAGATGCCAAGCCTTCTCTATTTTTGGTGGAGATATAGATAAACTTCCCAATGAAATGGAATGTCCCGAATTAAAACTCTTTCATGTCTgtttagaagattgttcttggCAGATACCGGACACTTTTTTTCAAGGGATAGACAAGCTCGAGGTTTTAGATTTGACGAACATGCAACTTTCATCACTTCCTTTGTCTCTTCTTCTCCTTAGAAACCTACACACATTATGTCTGGATGGTTGTGTGTTGGGAGACATATCTGGGATTGGAGAACTCAAGAATTTAGTAATTCTTAGTTTTCTTAATTCTAAGATTTCAAAATTGCCAAGAGAAATAGGGTCATTGGTTCGTTTGCGGTTGTTAGATTTGAGCAATTGTTCCAAACTCGAAATGATTCCTCCAAATGTCATATCAAGTTTGGTCAAATTAGAAGAGTTGTATATGGAAAATAGCTTTGTTCAATGGGAGTTTGAAGGTGATCTCaatgatgaaagaaaaaatgccAACCTTGCTGAGCTCAAGCATTTGTCAAATTTGACGACTTTAGAGATACAAATTCCAGATGCTAACAATCTACCAAAAGATTTAGCatttgaaaagttggagagaTACAAAATATACATAGGACATGCCTGGGGCAGGACTGATAGTGCTGATCAATCCTCAAGAACACTAAAACTCAAGCTAAATTCAAGCTTTCAATCAAAATTCTGGATCAAAATGCTATTAAAGAGAATGGAAAATCTTCATTTAGATGAGTTGGATGGTGTTAAGAGTGTTATACCTGAAATAGATGAAGAAGGTTTTCAACAACTTATGCATCTCCGGATCCAAAATAATGGTGAGATCAAGCATATCCTTAACTTGAGGACACCAGTTATTGCGTTTCCTACCTTGGAGACGTTTGTTCTCGAAAATATGATTAGTTTGGAAGAAATATGTCACGGCAAACTTTGCTTAACATCCTTTAAAAACTTGAGAGTTTTAAAGGTAATAAGCTGTGAGAAATTAAGATATGTCTTCTCATCATCTATTGCCAGGGGCATTCCATTACTTGAAGAATTGGAAGTAAAAAGTTGCAACAACATGTGTGCAATAGtcgtgaaagaagaagaacaaggaaTAAAAGATAGAGATAGGATCTGGTTTCGTCGACTGGAAACCTTGGTGCTAGAGGATATTCCAAAGCTTGAGAGCTTCTTGAGTACAGAACATTCATTCATGAGGGATGGTAGAGAAATCAACCATGATCCTGACAGGCCACTTCTACATGATCAG GTTGCCTTCCCTAGCTTGAAAAGTCTTATTATTAAGGGTTTACCCAAGATAAAGCACGTATGGAGTCTGAAAAGTTTCTTTCCAACCTCAGTCATTAGCCATATGGAACAATTGAGAATAATCTGTATTGAAGATTGTGGGGTGGAGGAAATTGTTGCAGACGAAGGAGGAAGAGAAGCAATACCAAGGTTTGTGTTCCCTCAAGTAGCTAGATTGGATCTTCGCAATTTACACAGACTTAAGTGGTTTTATAAAGGAGTGGATGTTTCAAAATGGCCGATGCTGAAAGAGATGTGGATAGAAGAATGCGAGAAAGTTAGGATATTTGCTTCCAGAGTTGTGAACTTTCAAGAAACAGTTGAAGAGAGGCAGTCTGGGATGTCCGTTAAACAGCCGCTTTTCTTGGTGGATGAG CACTCATTCCCGAGCCTGGAGAGTTTGTACATTTGGAGTATGGATATGTTGGAAATTATATGGCAGGATCAAGTCACCGCAAGTTCCTTTTCCAATATTCAAGAATTGTGGATTGATAGTTGTCAAAAGCTATTGCACGTCTTTCCATCTAATCTACTTacaacaacattcattcaaagtctAAGTATTCTACGCATAGAAGAATGCAGTTCGTTAGAAACTATATTTGAAAAGCTGGAGGCTGGACAAAATGGTAAAGAATCACAATCTTTAATAGCCCTAAAGTCAAGGACGACGGAAGAAAGTGTCACGAGAGAAGACGGAGGATCAGCCAGACATTTTGTGTTACCTACACTTACTCAAGTTACACTTATTCGATTGCCAAAACTCAAGTGGATTTTGGAAGGGGAGCATACTACTTTGGAATGGCCTTCATTGAAAATATTGAGACTCTGGGATATTTGTGAACAAGTAGTGAACATGATTTTCGTGATTAAGGAG TGTACGTTCCCCAACTTGGAGCTTTTGTCATTAATGGACTTCAATCGAACCATAAGGCCTTCAgattttcctccatcttttcttacaGGAATGCCAAATCTGTTGGAATTTAAAGTATATGATAGTGGATGGGAGGAAATATTCCCTTATGAACTTCTTGATCCTGAAGTACAAGTTGTGACAGTCCCACGATTAAGAAGACTAGTGCTCGCTCGTCTACCCATGCTTGCGCATTTGTGGAAAGAAGACACCCAGCCATGcccacttttttataatttggaaTTTCTTAAG AACTCTGCTGCAACTCAAGAAAATGACTATAAGCAAATGCAAAAGGATTACAAAAATTGTAGCAATGGAGGATGGTAA
- the LOC122312699 gene encoding disease resistance protein At4g27190-like has protein sequence MEIVISIAAKIAEYTVAPVGQWLCYSCHYSKNMESLKNQEKKLQNAKDRWEQSVDDALRKGEEIHSDVNKWLTEASRILRECEEKAEARSSHATCVNLKQRHRLSREANKIAGNIVKHLENGNFNPVSYLPAAQDRMVTTRHKNYVTLESRTSVANEVMEALGDANIKKIGVWGMPGVGKSTLMKEIERRAKEENLFHGVVLAAVTERPELSRIRGEIAVMLNQERHRQQTEIGRANLQQESSTKDAKSLVILDDIWPKQLELEDIGIPSEGCKVVLTSRNRDVLVREMGTQKNFELESLVEEEAWNLFEKMAGDSVKDPDVREVAIKVAKECAGLPVALTTVSKALKGKSLSIWKDAELRLKRPPPVDVPEILSPIYTCIELSYNQLADEEHKSLILLCALLDQYYGIYYQDLLKYCFGLGLFQGIVTLEEARHRLDSLVCDLRDSCLLIEG, from the coding sequence ATGGAGATCGTTATTTCAATTGCAGCAAAAATAGCAGAGTACACTGTTGCACCAGTTGGACAGTGGCTATGCTATTCATGTCACTACAGCAAAAACATGGAGAGTCTGAAGAACCAGGAAAAGAAGCTGCAAAATGCTAAAGACAGGTGGGAACAGTCCGTTGATGATGCTTTAAGAAAAGGTGAGGAAATTCATTCTGATGTTAACAAGTGGTTGACAGAGGCCAGTAGAATACTTCGTGAATGTGAAGAAAAAGCAGAGGCGAGGAGCTCTCATGCGACATGCGTGAACTTGAAGCAACGACATCGATTAAGCCGAGAAGCAAATAAGATAGCGGGAAATATTGTTAAACATCTTGAAAATGGAAACTTCAACCCAGTTTCGTATCTTCCTGCTGCACAAGATCGTATGGTGACTACAAGACACAAGAATTACGTGACCTTGGAGTCGAGGACATCAGTTGCGAACGAAGTTATGGAGGCATTGGGGGATGCTAATATCAAGAAGATTGGCGTGTGGGGGATGCCTGGAGTTGGAAAGAGTACACTGatgaaagaaattgagaggcGAGCCAAGGAAGAAAATTTATTCCATGGGGTTGTTCTGGCAGCTGTCACAGAGAGACCAGAGCTGAGTCGAATTCGAGGAGAAATTGCGGTCATGCTAAATCAAGAGCGGCATCGTCAACAAACTGAAATCGGAAGAGCAAATCTACAACAAGAGAGTTCAACAAAAGACGCGAAGTCACTTGTTATCCTGGATGATATATGGCCGAAGCAACTTGAATTGGAGGACATAGGAATTCCTTCTGAAGGATGCAAAGTAGTATTGACATCGAGAAATCGAGATGTATTAGTTCGTGAGATGGGCacccaaaagaattttgaacTCGAGAGTTTAGTAGAAGAAGAAGCGTGGAACTTATTTGAAAAGATGGCGGGTGATTCCGTCAAGGATCCTGATGTGCGAGAAGTAGCTATTAAGGTAGCTAAAGAGTGTGCAGGTCTTCCGGTTGCACTTACAACAGTTTCTAAGGCATTAAAAGGTAAGAGTTTGAGTATATGGAAGGATGCAGAGTTGCGACTAAAAAGACCCCCTCCTGTAGACGTCCCAGAAATTCTGTCACCCATATATACTTGCATAGAGCTGAGTTATAATCAACTTGCTGATGAAGAGCACAAATCCCTCATTTTGCTTTGCGCTCTACTAGACCAGTACTACGGCATCTACTATCAGGACTTGTTGAAATATTGTTTCGGTTTGGGTTTATTCCAAGGCATTGTTACATTGGAAGAAGCAAGACACAGACTAGATAGTTTAGTTTGTGATCTACGAGACTCTTGTTTGCTAATTGAAGGTTAG
- the LOC122312701 gene encoding uncharacterized protein LOC122312701, with protein sequence MEQLRIIYIENCGVEEIVADEGGREAVPRFVFPQVTRLDVHNLHRLKWFYKGVDVSKWPMLKEMWIEECEKVKIFASGVVNFQETVEERQSGMSVKQPIFLVDEVSECNKLRILVPSSVFLQNLTNLDVSNCHGLINLVTSSTAKTLLQLKTMTIRECKRITKIVAMEDDEASVVITFNKLTYLELDGLPNLTNFCCGAYSFGFPSLEKVIVRCCPEMKTFCQGILSTPKLKGVQETEYEDDSNWEHDLNTTTLRLWKSNHDDTQWLFRERLGRGSVFSVRLGKFRSSNGGGGIERRYGETSSSNLDARRCYSLGSYQYVVADSELQVALCPNRVGDSTRIVKGRGIQHRKSTNDGEDEGKKINIGTKAESFSVSKI encoded by the exons ATGGAACAATTGAGAATAATCTATATTGAAAATTGTGGGGTGGAGGAAATTGTTGCAGACGAAGGAGGAAGAGAAGCAGTACCAAGGTTTGTGTTCCCTCAAGTAACTAGATTGGATGTTCACAATTTACATAGACTTAAGTGGTTTTATAAGGGAGTGGATGTTTCAAAATGGCCGATGCTAAAAGAGATGTGGATCGAAGAATGCGAGAAAGTTAAGATATTTGCTTCTGGAGTTGTGAACTTTCAAGAAACAGTTGAAGAGAGGCAGTCTGGGATGTCCGTTAAACAACCCATTTTCTTGGTGGATGAG GTGTCGGAATGCAACAAATTGAGAATTTTAGTGCCATCCTCagtatttcttcaaaatttgacaAATTTAGATGTATCAAATTGTCATGGCCTGATCAATTTAGTTACATCTTCAACGGCCAAAACTCTGCTGCAACTCAAGACAATGACTATAAGAGAATGCAAAAGGATTACAAAAATTGTAGCAATGGAGGATGATGAAGCAAGTGTGGTGATTACGTTCAACAAGTTAACATACTTAGAACTTGATGGCTTACCAAACCTCACAAACTTTTGCTGTGGAGCATATTCCTTTGGGTTCCCATCATTAGAGAAAGTAATTGTGAGATGTTGTCCCGAGATGAAGACTTTCTGTCAAGGAATCTTAAGTACACCAAAGCTGAAAGGAGTACAAGAAACAGAATATGAAGATGATTCAAATTGGGAGCATGACCTTAATACCACCACACTTAGGCTTTGGAAGTCAAATCACGATGATACTCAATGGTTATTCAGAGAAAGA TTGGGCAGGGGGTCGGTATTTTCTGTAAGACTAGGCAAATTTAGAAGCTCGAATGGTGGAGGAGGAATTGAAAGAAGATACGGAGAGACTAGTAGTAGTAATTTGGATGCAAGAAGATGTTACTCTTTGGGATCATATCAATATGTGGTTGCTGATTCGGAGCTGCAAGTTGCCCTATGCCCCAATAGAGTGGGTGATAGTACGAGGATTGTGAAAGGGAGAGGCATACAACACAGGAAATCCACAAATGATGGGGAGGatgaagggaaaaagattaacATTGGCACTAAAGCTGAAAGCTTCTCTGTTTCTAAGATCTAG
- the LOC122313606 gene encoding uncharacterized protein LOC122313606 isoform X1: protein MHDVVRYVAIIIGSKDRNMFTMRDNGGLKAWPDVDSLKRCQAFSIFGGDIDKLPNEMECPELKLFHVCLEDCSWQIPDTFFQGIDKLEVLDLTNMQLSSLPLSLLLLRNLHTLCLDGCVLGDISGIGELKNLVILSFLNSKISKLPREIGSLVRLRLLDLSNCSKLEMIPPNVISSLVKLEELYMENSFVQWEFEGDLNDERKNANLAELKHLSNLTTLEIQIPDANNLPKDLAFEKLERYKIYIGHAWGRTDSADQSSRTLKLKLNSSFQSKFWIKMLLKRMENLHLDELDGVKSVIPEIDEEGFQQLMHLRIQNNGEIKHILNLRTPVIAFPTLETFVLENMISLEEICHGKLCLTSFKNLRVLKVISCEKLRYVFSSSIARGIPLLEELEVKSCNNMCAIVVKEEEQGIKDRDRIWFRRLETLVLEDIPKLESFLSTEHSFMRDGREINHDPDRPLLHDQVAFPSLKSLIIKGLPKIKHVWSLKSFFPTSVISHMEQLRIICIEDCGVEEIVADEGGREAIPRFVFPQVARLDLRNLHRLKWFYKGVDVSKWPMLKEMWIEECEKVRIFASRVVNFQETVEERQSGMSVKQPLFLVDEHSFPSLESLYIWSMDMLEIIWQDQVTASSFSNIQELWIDSCQKLLHVFPSNLLTTTFIQSLSILRIEECSSLETIFEKLEAGQNGKESQSLIALKSRTTEESVTREDGGSARHFVLPTLTQVTLIRLPKLKWILEGEHTTLEWPSLKILRLWDICEQVVNMIFVIKECTFPNLELLSLMDFNRTIRPSDFPPSFLTGMPNLLEFKVYDSGWEEIFPYELLDPEVQVVTVPRLRRLVLARLPMLAHLWKEDTQPCPLFYNLEFLKVRKCNKLRILVPSSVFLQNLTDLDVSNCHGLINLVTSSTARTLLQLKKMTISKCKRITKIVAMEDGKANVVITFNKLTYLEVDGLPNLTNFCSGAYFFGFPSLEKLIVSCCPEMKTFCQGILSTPKLKGVQATKDDSHWEHDLNTTTLRLWESNHDDTQ, encoded by the exons ATGCATGATGTTGTTCGTTATGTCGCTATAATAATTGGATCAAAGGATCGTAATATGTTTACCATGAGAGACAATGGTGGGCTAAAAGCATGGCCAGATGTAGATTCACTCAAAAGATGCCAAGCCTTCTCTATTTTTGGTGGAGATATAGATAAACTTCCCAATGAAATGGAATGTCCCGAATTAAAACTCTTTCATGTCTgtttagaagattgttcttggCAGATACCGGACACTTTTTTTCAAGGGATAGACAAGCTCGAGGTTTTAGATTTGACGAACATGCAACTTTCATCACTTCCTTTGTCTCTTCTTCTCCTTAGAAACCTACACACATTATGTCTGGATGGTTGTGTGTTGGGAGACATATCTGGGATTGGAGAACTCAAGAATTTAGTAATTCTTAGTTTTCTTAATTCTAAGATTTCAAAATTGCCAAGAGAAATAGGGTCATTGGTTCGTTTGCGGTTGTTAGATTTGAGCAATTGTTCCAAACTCGAAATGATTCCTCCAAATGTCATATCAAGTTTGGTCAAATTAGAAGAGTTGTATATGGAAAATAGCTTTGTTCAATGGGAGTTTGAAGGTGATCTCaatgatgaaagaaaaaatgccAACCTTGCTGAGCTCAAGCATTTGTCAAATTTGACGACTTTAGAGATACAAATTCCAGATGCTAACAATCTACCAAAAGATTTAGCatttgaaaagttggagagaTACAAAATATACATAGGACATGCCTGGGGCAGGACTGATAGTGCTGATCAATCCTCAAGAACACTAAAACTCAAGCTAAATTCAAGCTTTCAATCAAAATTCTGGATCAAAATGCTATTAAAGAGAATGGAAAATCTTCATTTAGATGAGTTGGATGGTGTTAAGAGTGTTATACCTGAAATAGATGAAGAAGGTTTTCAACAACTTATGCATCTCCGGATCCAAAATAATGGTGAGATCAAGCATATCCTTAACTTGAGGACACCAGTTATTGCGTTTCCTACCTTGGAGACGTTTGTTCTCGAAAATATGATTAGTTTGGAAGAAATATGTCACGGCAAACTTTGCTTAACATCCTTTAAAAACTTGAGAGTTTTAAAGGTAATAAGCTGTGAGAAATTAAGATATGTCTTCTCATCATCTATTGCCAGGGGCATTCCATTACTTGAAGAATTGGAAGTAAAAAGTTGCAACAACATGTGTGCAATAGtcgtgaaagaagaagaacaaggaaTAAAAGATAGAGATAGGATCTGGTTTCGTCGACTGGAAACCTTGGTGCTAGAGGATATTCCAAAGCTTGAGAGCTTCTTGAGTACAGAACATTCATTCATGAGGGATGGTAGAGAAATCAACCATGATCCTGACAGGCCACTTCTACATGATCAG GTTGCCTTCCCTAGCTTGAAAAGTCTTATTATTAAGGGTTTACCCAAGATAAAGCACGTATGGAGTCTGAAAAGTTTCTTTCCAACCTCAGTCATTAGCCATATGGAACAATTGAGAATAATCTGTATTGAAGATTGTGGGGTGGAGGAAATTGTTGCAGACGAAGGAGGAAGAGAAGCAATACCAAGGTTTGTGTTCCCTCAAGTAGCTAGATTGGATCTTCGCAATTTACACAGACTTAAGTGGTTTTATAAAGGAGTGGATGTTTCAAAATGGCCGATGCTGAAAGAGATGTGGATAGAAGAATGCGAGAAAGTTAGGATATTTGCTTCCAGAGTTGTGAACTTTCAAGAAACAGTTGAAGAGAGGCAGTCTGGGATGTCCGTTAAACAGCCGCTTTTCTTGGTGGATGAG CACTCATTCCCGAGCCTGGAGAGTTTGTACATTTGGAGTATGGATATGTTGGAAATTATATGGCAGGATCAAGTCACCGCAAGTTCCTTTTCCAATATTCAAGAATTGTGGATTGATAGTTGTCAAAAGCTATTGCACGTCTTTCCATCTAATCTACTTacaacaacattcattcaaagtctAAGTATTCTACGCATAGAAGAATGCAGTTCGTTAGAAACTATATTTGAAAAGCTGGAGGCTGGACAAAATGGTAAAGAATCACAATCTTTAATAGCCCTAAAGTCAAGGACGACGGAAGAAAGTGTCACGAGAGAAGACGGAGGATCAGCCAGACATTTTGTGTTACCTACACTTACTCAAGTTACACTTATTCGATTGCCAAAACTCAAGTGGATTTTGGAAGGGGAGCATACTACTTTGGAATGGCCTTCATTGAAAATATTGAGACTCTGGGATATTTGTGAACAAGTAGTGAACATGATTTTCGTGATTAAGGAG TGTACGTTCCCCAACTTGGAGCTTTTGTCATTAATGGACTTCAATCGAACCATAAGGCCTTCAgattttcctccatcttttcttacaGGAATGCCAAATCTGTTGGAATTTAAAGTATATGATAGTGGATGGGAGGAAATATTCCCTTATGAACTTCTTGATCCTGAAGTACAAGTTGTGACAGTCCCACGATTAAGAAGACTAGTGCTCGCTCGTCTACCCATGCTTGCGCATTTGTGGAAAGAAGACACCCAGCCATGcccacttttttataatttggaaTTTCTTAAGGTGAGGAAATGCAACAAATTGAGAATTTTAGTGCCATCCTCGgtatttcttcaaaatttgacaGATTTAGATGTATCAAATTGTCATGGATTGATCAATTTAGTTACATCTTCAACGGCCAGAACTCTGCTGCAACTCAAGAAAATGACTATAAGCAAATGCAAAAGGATTACAAAAATTGTAGCAATGGAGGATGGTAAAGCAAATGTGGTGATTACTTTCAACAAGTTAACATACTTAGAAGTTGATGGCTTACCAAACCTCACAAACTTTTGCTCTGGAGCTTATTTCTTTGGGTTCCCATCTTTAGAGAAATTAATTGTGAGTTGTTGTCCCGAGATGAAGACTTTCTGTCAGGGAATCTTAAGCACACCAAAGCTGAAAGGAGTACAAGCAACAAAAGATGATTCACATTGGGAGCATGACCTTAATACCACCACACTCAGGCTTTGGGAGTCAAATCATGATGATACTCAATGA
- the LOC122312700 gene encoding uncharacterized protein LOC122312700, whose translation MKHCITIVRFSILVKGTLEGLFNSSWGLRQGNPLSLVLFVLVMDVLNRMLKAVVDRGSISGISVCSSSNGGLNVSHLLFGDDTLILCEPDPDQICSLRALLLCFEVVSYLRVNLSKSEMVLVDPVHNLGELAAILGCNVSSLPMKYLGLPFEAPHKSKDW comes from the exons ATGAAACATTGCATCACAATTGTCAGATTCTCAATTCTGGTTAAAGGCACTCTCGAAGGTCTCTTTAATAGTTCTtggggtttgagacaagggaACCCTTTGTCCCTTGTCTTGTTTGTCTTAGTAATGGATGTGTTGAATAGAATGTTGAAGGCGGTGGTGGATAGGGGCTCTATTTCGGGCATTTCGGTGTGTAGCTCATCAAATGGTGGTTTAAATGTCTCTCACCTTCTTTTTGGTGACGATACACTGATTCTTTGTGAGCCGGATCCTGACCAAATTTGTTCCTTGAGAGCTCTATTGCTTTGTTTCGAAGTTGTCTCCTATCTTAGGGTGAATTTATCAAAATCTGAAATGGTTCTTGTTGACCCGGTTCATAACCTAGGCGAATTGGCTGCTATCTTGGGCTGCAATGTGTCATCCTTGCCTATGAAGTATCTAGGTCTTCCCTTTGAGGCTCCTCATAAATCCAAG GATTGGTGA